The proteins below are encoded in one region of Terriglobia bacterium:
- a CDS encoding 3-isopropylmalate dehydrogenase — protein MKRIAVVPGDGIGKEVIPAALKVVEATGAAVEFTTFDWSADRYLKDGTTIPADGFTMLARDFDAIFVGALGDPRVPTNIHAKEILLGMRFKMDLYANVRPVKLLDEALCPLKGVKPEHVDFVVIRENTEGPYVDAGGVLKQGTPDEIATQEDFNTRKGVERVIRFAFDLARKQGRKKVLMSDKSNVMTFAGGLWQRVFKIVAAEYPEIQTQHMYVDALCMHMARDPKQFDVIVTNNMFGDIITDLAAALQGGLGMAASGNIHPGKTSMFEPVHGSAPPFAGKNIANPIGAISTAAMMLDHLGFAKESDRINKAVLAAVQQKKTTSDIGGSLGTKEAAEWIANALSRP, from the coding sequence ATGAAAAGAATCGCCGTTGTCCCCGGAGATGGCATTGGCAAAGAAGTTATTCCCGCAGCCCTGAAGGTCGTTGAAGCAACAGGCGCGGCAGTCGAATTCACTACCTTTGATTGGTCGGCTGACCGCTACCTGAAAGACGGCACCACCATCCCCGCTGACGGCTTCACCATGCTGGCGCGCGATTTCGATGCGATCTTTGTCGGTGCCCTCGGCGATCCGCGCGTGCCTACCAATATCCATGCCAAAGAAATCCTGCTGGGCATGCGCTTCAAGATGGACCTCTACGCCAACGTGCGTCCGGTTAAGCTTCTCGATGAAGCGCTCTGTCCACTTAAGGGCGTGAAGCCTGAGCACGTGGATTTTGTTGTGATTCGCGAAAACACTGAAGGCCCCTATGTGGACGCCGGCGGAGTGCTCAAGCAAGGTACTCCCGACGAGATTGCCACGCAGGAAGATTTCAACACCCGCAAGGGCGTGGAGCGCGTAATCCGATTTGCCTTTGATCTGGCCCGCAAGCAGGGCCGCAAAAAAGTCCTGATGTCAGACAAGTCCAACGTCATGACCTTTGCCGGCGGCCTGTGGCAGCGCGTTTTCAAGATCGTCGCTGCTGAGTACCCGGAGATCCAGACGCAACACATGTATGTGGACGCCCTTTGCATGCACATGGCGCGCGATCCCAAACAATTTGACGTAATCGTAACCAACAATATGTTTGGCGACATCATTACCGACCTGGCCGCGGCCCTGCAGGGCGGACTGGGCATGGCCGCCAGCGGAAATATCCATCCCGGCAAGACCTCAATGTTTGAGCCGGTGCACGGCTCCGCGCCGCCCTTCGCGGGCAAGAACATCGCCAACCCCATCGGCGCTATCTCCACGGCGGCCATGATGCTGGATCATCTGGGCTTCGCCAAAGAATCCGATCGAATCAACAAAGCCGTGCTCGCTGCGGTTCAGCAGAAAAAGACGACGTCTGATATCGGGGGGAGCCTGGGGACGAAAGAGGCGGCGGAGTGGATTGCTAATGCTCTATCCCGACCCTGA
- a CDS encoding nuclear transport factor 2 family protein → MPRFFIFLFVLSLAATMGAAQKPTSRPLSPAAQASIWEQELRDADLNFARHTARRLDGWMDFFADDASIIHDGQTVTGKNALRAFYQPVFADRDFTLTWSPNHAEASKDGTLGYTYGQYEARNGSTISRGMYTTVWRKIDGCWKVALDFGNTRIPSLSQ, encoded by the coding sequence ATGCCCCGTTTTTTTATTTTTTTATTTGTACTCTCACTGGCAGCCACGATGGGCGCCGCACAGAAACCCACTTCACGTCCCTTATCACCCGCCGCACAGGCCTCGATATGGGAACAAGAACTTCGTGATGCCGATCTCAACTTCGCCAGACACACCGCCCGCCGCCTGGATGGCTGGATGGATTTCTTTGCCGATGACGCTTCCATCATTCACGATGGCCAGACCGTCACCGGCAAGAATGCATTGCGCGCTTTTTACCAGCCTGTGTTTGCCGATAGAGATTTCACCCTCACATGGTCGCCGAACCATGCTGAAGCTTCCAAGGATGGCACGCTTGGCTATACCTATGGTCAGTATGAAGCTAGAAACGGTTCCACAATCTCGCGCGGAATGTATACCACCGTCTGGCGAAAGATAGATGGCTGCTGGAAGGTAGCTTTGGACTTTGGTAACACGCGCATACCCAGTCTAAGCCAATGA
- a CDS encoding FG-GAP-like repeat-containing protein, producing MRIRFLLSVLFFFFCFHCLASAQAAAVGDLNGDGKLDVVAGNISPNTVTVLINDGAGTLTATHFLPVSHPVFTVALADFNNDGHLDILVSEISAPGLTFETLFGDGAGNFSAATPIALGSIEIDQAPVAVADLNGDGFPDIAFASGESIAILFGDGHGGFLPPRLFTIGLEGATFGHLYVTDANLDGKPDLFAVGGNVRSGGSVCYVALNNMPAGFITGKLENGQNCTLSPDLNGDSIPDYPSQFITFFGDGQGGSLYTQLRINSIKLADGIPVDFDHNGTTDFVQAEVLAPGIRYYPGNGHGGFGDPITISNSAFGILAIADLNGDGFPDLVLQDPLNLANVSVFLNPGTTPVSIATASQTQISASAATASTAAPVTLIANVSSLNAGSPNGVGTVTFTEGSTTLGTATVNIYGNAALDFTFAAGLHNVNASFAGVLDPSTNTLFAPSASLSPIAVAVNPGPPAGAVPNITLTTSVTPARQLNPVTFIADVTPSAPSTSSPGGSVVFKADGDVLGSSPLLGTIARLPVDALSQVVFPTAGLHNITATYGGDASFPPATSLTLVEDVRSLTAVRTASSVHLTASLFPAASQVFSLNATVVGVSNPPSKFIYRVNGAFLTTAPQNPPNPVLFTPQFQGTYTITAEYPGDAVLAPSTGTTTLVVGNPNGDFSMDASPAGATIKAGQSATFTITISPVNGMNSPVTFACSGLPAASSCTFSPASVTPNGSPVSTTLTLNTTAASSLAVPIAGLHRWTSTAWALGIVFGFFVVGRNNRGKKARHFSAVFGIIALALLVASCGGGSPQPNPKTGTPPGFSSVTVTATSGVSHSSALSVTVTP from the coding sequence ATGCGTATCCGGTTTCTTCTCTCCGTTTTATTCTTCTTTTTTTGCTTTCATTGTCTAGCTTCCGCCCAAGCGGCTGCAGTCGGCGATCTCAATGGCGACGGCAAGCTCGATGTCGTGGCAGGAAACATAAGCCCGAACACCGTCACAGTTCTCATCAATGATGGCGCTGGTACGCTCACGGCAACGCACTTTCTTCCCGTGAGCCACCCGGTGTTTACAGTGGCTCTGGCCGACTTCAACAACGATGGCCACCTGGACATTCTTGTTAGCGAGATTTCGGCTCCGGGTTTGACATTCGAAACTCTTTTCGGTGACGGCGCCGGCAATTTTTCAGCCGCAACACCCATAGCTCTTGGCAGCATTGAGATTGACCAGGCGCCTGTTGCTGTAGCTGACCTCAATGGTGACGGTTTTCCAGACATCGCTTTCGCCTCAGGAGAATCTATTGCCATCCTTTTTGGAGATGGACATGGGGGCTTTCTGCCGCCCCGCCTGTTTACGATTGGCCTGGAAGGCGCGACCTTCGGGCACCTTTATGTCACTGACGCAAATCTGGATGGCAAACCTGACCTGTTTGCCGTTGGGGGCAACGTCAGGTCTGGCGGATCTGTCTGCTACGTTGCTCTGAACAATATGCCCGCTGGGTTTATCACAGGGAAACTTGAGAACGGCCAGAATTGTACGTTATCCCCGGACCTGAACGGCGATTCCATCCCTGACTATCCCAGCCAGTTTATTACCTTCTTTGGAGACGGCCAGGGCGGCTCACTCTATACGCAGCTCAGGATCAACAGCATCAAGCTGGCGGATGGAATCCCGGTGGATTTTGACCATAACGGTACTACGGATTTTGTGCAGGCAGAGGTGCTGGCCCCCGGGATCCGCTACTATCCCGGCAACGGACATGGCGGGTTTGGTGACCCCATTACCATCTCAAATTCGGCCTTTGGTATTCTCGCCATAGCTGATCTAAACGGTGACGGCTTCCCTGACCTGGTGCTGCAAGATCCGCTGAACCTGGCGAATGTTTCTGTCTTTCTCAATCCTGGAACTACTCCCGTCAGCATTGCTACCGCCAGCCAGACGCAGATCAGCGCTTCCGCAGCCACGGCCAGCACAGCCGCGCCGGTCACGCTCATTGCCAATGTTAGCTCGCTGAATGCCGGAAGCCCGAACGGTGTTGGCACGGTTACGTTCACTGAAGGCTCCACAACACTGGGAACTGCCACGGTGAATATTTATGGCAATGCAGCGCTCGACTTTACCTTTGCAGCCGGCTTGCACAATGTGAACGCCAGCTTTGCCGGAGTGCTTGATCCTTCCACCAACACTCTCTTTGCGCCGAGCGCATCCCTTTCACCGATAGCCGTGGCCGTAAATCCTGGCCCGCCGGCCGGGGCCGTTCCCAACATTACGCTGACCACATCCGTTACGCCAGCCAGGCAGTTGAATCCAGTTACATTCATTGCCGATGTCACGCCCAGCGCTCCCTCAACCAGTTCTCCCGGAGGCAGCGTTGTATTCAAGGCCGATGGAGATGTCCTGGGCTCCTCTCCTCTGCTGGGAACAATCGCGCGGCTGCCAGTTGACGCTCTTTCACAGGTTGTCTTTCCCACCGCGGGTCTTCACAACATCACGGCCACGTACGGCGGAGACGCATCATTTCCTCCTGCCACCTCTCTCACTTTGGTTGAAGACGTACGTTCTCTTACTGCGGTGCGGACAGCCAGTTCTGTTCACCTGACGGCCAGCTTATTTCCCGCCGCCAGTCAAGTCTTTTCGCTGAACGCAACAGTGGTTGGAGTCAGCAATCCTCCTTCAAAGTTCATTTATCGGGTGAATGGCGCGTTCCTGACCACGGCGCCGCAGAACCCGCCGAATCCCGTATTGTTCACACCGCAATTTCAGGGCACATACACTATTACCGCTGAATATCCTGGTGACGCAGTCCTGGCCCCCAGCACCGGAACCACAACTCTGGTCGTGGGCAATCCGAATGGAGATTTCTCTATGGACGCTTCGCCCGCCGGTGCAACCATCAAAGCGGGCCAGAGCGCCACGTTTACCATTACCATCAGCCCGGTCAATGGCATGAATTCGCCGGTAACGTTCGCCTGCAGCGGCCTTCCGGCTGCATCCAGCTGTACTTTCTCACCCGCCAGCGTTACACCTAACGGCTCGCCGGTTTCCACCACTCTTACCCTCAATACCACCGCTGCAAGTTCCCTTGCTGTCCCAATTGCTGGCTTGCATCGCTGGACGTCCACTGCCTGGGCGCTTGGAATTGTGTTTGGATTTTTCGTGGTAGGAAGAAACAACCGCGGCAAAAAGGCCAGGCATTTTTCAGCCGTTTTTGGGATCATTGCGCTGGCTCTTCTGGTTGCCAGTTGTGGCGGAGGCAGCCCACAACCAAATCCTAAGACAGGCACGCCTCCGGGCTTTTCAAGCGTCACCGTAACGGCTACTTCCGGCGTCAGTCATTCGTCTGCTCTGAGCGTCACGGTGACACCATAA